In Paractinoplanes brasiliensis, the following proteins share a genomic window:
- a CDS encoding sensor histidine kinase, which yields MHAAARDLGRLSRLTAGCAGVAVAVFGLTALLISLKGAPPDGFLADPAAALVPAGLALLLQTIPVQSRTPGRVVHGAVALLLLAAVALCLAALPRHPAGSVATLLAIAVLVLLGLLIRTLVRADRRQRELAGFTDTLFQSMNEAVMVLDANYHVIDVNRRWRELTGHGADEPVRLDPPPVPPTSGGDWQLPRVDGGTVPVLASVSPIPDEAGAPRAYVATYIDIADRKRAEETLSEKAAELERGNLRLREANTRLETALTFKNDLTSMLTHDVAQPISSIASLAELLRADWDDLPEDIRLELATKIDKNTQRLIKMMNDLQLLFRLDMGSVTARRAPVPLHEVATTVVAASTAGPAEVRIEIGEDLAALADRGHVIAVLQNLVTNAIAYGVSPVVISAVRHDERVDLIVQDNGKGIPDELLPNLFGRFMRGAGLGLFIVRHLVEANGGTVRYEHADPHGARLIATWEAAPV from the coding sequence GTGCATGCTGCGGCGCGTGATCTGGGCAGGCTCTCCCGTCTGACAGCGGGCTGTGCCGGCGTCGCGGTCGCCGTCTTCGGCCTCACGGCCCTGCTCATTTCACTGAAAGGCGCTCCGCCGGACGGCTTCCTCGCCGACCCGGCGGCCGCGCTCGTCCCGGCCGGACTCGCTCTGCTGTTGCAGACGATCCCGGTGCAGAGCCGGACACCCGGCCGGGTCGTGCACGGCGCCGTCGCCCTCCTCCTGCTGGCCGCGGTCGCTCTCTGCCTGGCCGCGCTGCCTCGCCACCCCGCCGGCTCCGTCGCGACACTGCTCGCGATCGCGGTGCTGGTGCTGCTCGGGCTGTTGATCCGTACGCTGGTGCGGGCCGACCGCAGGCAACGTGAGCTCGCCGGTTTCACCGACACCCTGTTCCAGTCGATGAACGAGGCCGTCATGGTGCTCGACGCCAACTATCACGTGATCGACGTGAACCGGCGCTGGCGGGAGCTCACCGGGCACGGCGCCGATGAGCCCGTACGCCTCGACCCCCCACCCGTGCCACCCACGTCCGGCGGCGACTGGCAACTTCCCCGCGTCGACGGCGGCACGGTTCCGGTGCTGGCCAGCGTGTCGCCGATCCCGGACGAGGCGGGCGCACCACGGGCGTACGTGGCGACCTACATCGACATCGCCGACCGCAAGCGGGCCGAGGAGACGCTCAGCGAGAAGGCGGCCGAGCTGGAACGGGGCAACCTCCGGCTGCGCGAGGCCAACACCCGGCTCGAAACCGCGCTGACCTTCAAGAACGACCTCACCTCGATGCTGACCCACGACGTCGCCCAACCCATCAGCTCGATCGCCAGCCTGGCCGAACTGCTCCGCGCCGACTGGGACGACCTGCCCGAGGACATCCGGCTCGAGCTCGCCACGAAGATCGACAAGAACACCCAGCGGCTGATCAAGATGATGAACGACCTGCAGCTGCTGTTCCGGCTCGACATGGGCTCGGTCACCGCGCGGCGGGCCCCGGTCCCCCTGCACGAGGTGGCCACGACGGTGGTCGCGGCGTCGACGGCCGGCCCGGCCGAGGTGCGCATCGAGATCGGCGAGGACCTGGCGGCGCTGGCCGACCGCGGTCACGTCATCGCGGTGCTGCAGAACCTGGTCACCAACGCCATCGCGTACGGGGTGTCGCCGGTGGTGATCTCGGCGGTTCGGCACGACGAACGGGTCGACTTGATCGTGCAGGACAACGGCAAGGGCATCCCGGACGAACTGCTGCCCAACCTGTTCGGCCGCTTCATGCGCGGCGCCGGCCTGGGGCTGTTCATCGTGCGGCACCTGGTCGAAGCCAACGGGGGGACGGTGCGTTACGAACACGCCGACCCGCACGGGGCCCGCCTGATCGCCACGTGGGAAGCCGCCCCCGTGTAG
- a CDS encoding DUF7455 domain-containing protein, protein MSSLLSPEITTVASMTERCDRCGAAAKLVVTLTSGGELAFCGHHGNRHHEDIVKVAERIVLEDGYEWAGK, encoded by the coding sequence ATGTCCAGCCTGCTGTCGCCCGAGATCACCACCGTTGCTTCGATGACCGAGCGCTGCGACCGCTGCGGCGCCGCGGCCAAGCTGGTGGTCACTCTGACCAGCGGCGGCGAGCTGGCATTCTGCGGGCACCACGGGAACCGTCACCACGAGGACATCGTCAAGGTCGCCGAGCGGATCGTCCTCGAGGATGGTTACGAGTGGGCCGGAAAGTAA
- a CDS encoding response regulator, with the protein MSQAPASESRPTVLVVDDEEDLRDIMRRMLERRGFATLIAGDSQQAIAACREFPGDIDILVTDLGLPGVSGGELSRSATQLRPEMSVVYISGLPKDIAVADGLIGEDALLVKKPFSSEVLVQTLRSVLGEAES; encoded by the coding sequence ATGTCGCAGGCGCCCGCATCCGAGTCGCGGCCGACGGTCCTGGTTGTGGACGACGAGGAGGACCTGCGCGACATCATGCGGCGGATGCTCGAGCGCCGCGGCTTCGCCACCCTCATCGCCGGCGACTCCCAGCAAGCCATCGCCGCCTGCCGGGAGTTTCCCGGCGATATCGACATCCTCGTCACAGACCTGGGGCTGCCCGGTGTCTCGGGCGGCGAGCTCTCCCGCTCCGCCACCCAGCTGCGGCCCGAGATGAGCGTCGTCTACATCTCCGGGCTGCCCAAGGACATCGCCGTCGCCGACGGGCTCATCGGCGAGGACGCGTTGCTGGTGAAGAAGCCGTTCAGCAGTGAGGTGCTGGTTCAGACCCTGCGTTCGGTGCTCGGTGAGGCCGAGTCGTAG
- a CDS encoding class I SAM-dependent methyltransferase, with translation MKPVGAITRGTTNPNRLRRVDNYIAYRCGDLLRNAADPLVIDLGYGATPVTAVELRTRLAAAVRPDVTVVGLEIDPVRVEAAQPYAEPPHLRFRRGGFELAGLRPTVVRAFNVLRQYPEDTVAAAWRAMTESGAVLVEGTCDELGRIATWVVVEAGEPGTLTLSARLPDLDHPATFAERLPKALIHHNVPGEQVHTLLQALGRAWETEATPFGPRQRWLATCRRMRAEGWPVLDGPARWRLGELTLPYDSASPSTERRV, from the coding sequence GTGAAACCGGTCGGCGCGATCACCCGGGGGACGACGAATCCCAACCGGTTGCGTCGTGTCGACAACTACATCGCGTACCGGTGTGGTGATCTTCTGCGGAACGCGGCCGACCCGCTCGTGATCGACCTCGGTTACGGCGCCACCCCGGTCACAGCCGTCGAACTGCGGACCCGTCTGGCCGCGGCCGTCCGTCCCGACGTCACCGTGGTGGGGCTCGAGATCGATCCCGTACGGGTGGAAGCCGCCCAGCCGTACGCCGAGCCCCCGCACCTGCGGTTCCGGCGCGGCGGTTTCGAACTGGCCGGCTTGCGCCCGACGGTGGTTCGCGCGTTCAACGTGCTGCGGCAGTACCCCGAGGACACGGTGGCAGCGGCCTGGAGGGCGATGACGGAGTCCGGCGCCGTGCTGGTCGAGGGCACCTGCGACGAGCTGGGCCGGATAGCGACGTGGGTCGTGGTGGAAGCCGGCGAGCCGGGAACGCTGACCCTCTCGGCCCGGCTGCCCGATCTGGATCACCCGGCGACGTTCGCCGAGCGGCTGCCCAAGGCGCTGATCCACCACAACGTGCCGGGTGAGCAAGTGCACACGTTGCTGCAGGCCCTGGGCCGGGCCTGGGAGACCGAGGCGACGCCGTTCGGGCCGCGGCAGCGCTGGCTGGCGACCTGCCGGCGGATGCGCGCGGAGGGCTGGCCGGTGCTGGACGGCCCGGCTCGATGGCGGCTCGGCGAGCTGACCCTGCCCTACGACTCGGCCTCACCGAGCACCGAACGCAGGGTCTGA
- a CDS encoding SDR family oxidoreductase, translating into MQNIAVVTGASSGIGAATARRLATEGFHVVAAARRADRLAALVEKIGPAATAVECDVTSDQSVAALAAAVGELGGPVTLLVNNAGGAIGLDPVESGSTADWQWMYDVNVLGTLRMTQALLPALVASGAGTIVTVGSTAAFTAYEGGGGYTAAKHAQTALVGTLRLELSGKPVRVVEVDPGMVRTDEFSLKRFGGDQARADAIYDGVREPLVADDIADIIAYAATRPHHVNLDRIVVRPIAQAAQHKVHREK; encoded by the coding sequence ATGCAGAACATCGCTGTGGTGACGGGCGCGTCGAGCGGCATCGGGGCGGCCACCGCCCGCCGGCTCGCGACCGAAGGGTTCCATGTCGTCGCGGCCGCCCGGCGGGCCGACCGCCTGGCCGCCCTGGTCGAGAAGATCGGTCCGGCGGCCACCGCGGTCGAGTGCGACGTCACGTCCGACCAGTCGGTGGCAGCGCTGGCCGCGGCCGTGGGCGAGCTCGGCGGCCCCGTCACGCTGCTGGTCAACAACGCGGGCGGGGCGATCGGGCTCGATCCGGTCGAGTCGGGTTCGACGGCCGACTGGCAGTGGATGTACGACGTCAACGTGCTGGGCACCCTCCGGATGACCCAGGCCCTGCTCCCGGCGCTGGTGGCCAGTGGCGCGGGGACGATCGTGACGGTCGGCTCGACCGCGGCGTTCACGGCCTACGAGGGCGGCGGCGGGTACACGGCGGCCAAACACGCGCAGACGGCCCTGGTCGGAACGCTGCGGCTGGAACTGTCGGGCAAGCCGGTGCGGGTCGTCGAGGTCGACCCGGGCATGGTGCGTACGGACGAGTTCTCGCTCAAGCGCTTCGGCGGCGACCAGGCCCGTGCGGATGCGATCTACGACGGCGTACGGGAACCGCTTGTGGCCGACGACATCGCGGACATCATCGCGTACGCGGCCACCCGGCCCCACCACGTGAATCTCGACCGCATCGTGGTGCGCCCGATCGCGCAGGCGGCGCAGCACAAGGTCCACCGGGAGAAGTAG
- the mshA gene encoding D-inositol-3-phosphate glycosyltransferase: MAEWPTPRRIATLSVHTSPLEQPGTGDAGGMNVYIVEVSKRLARLGVEVEIFTRATRGDLPPIVEMTPGVTVRHVTSGPFEGLSKEELPAQLCAFTSGVLRAEAAHPPGHYDLIHSHYWLSGQVGWLARERWGVPHVHTAHTLAKVKNRLIAAGDRPEPKARVIGEEQVIAESDRLVANTRFEAQDLVAYYDADPARTAVVQPGVDLDRFRPGPGERARFGLPEHGKVIAFVGRIQPLKAPDVLISALAGMRTDEDVRLVICGGPSGSGLDRPTALIELAASLGVSDRIVFLPPQNGAGLAALYRSADLVAVPSYNESFGLVALEAQACGTPVVAAAVGGLVTAVRHQRSGVLVDGHDPYEWARVLDGLLAQPRLLRRLAAGAVAHAADFSWDRTAEGLLAVYREAVTEHRALIAKRLEAYAW, translated from the coding sequence GTGGCAGAATGGCCGACCCCGCGGCGCATCGCCACCCTCTCGGTTCACACGTCCCCGCTCGAGCAGCCGGGCACCGGCGACGCCGGCGGCATGAACGTGTACATCGTCGAGGTTTCCAAGCGGCTCGCCCGCCTCGGCGTCGAAGTCGAGATCTTCACCCGCGCCACCCGCGGTGATCTTCCCCCGATCGTCGAGATGACGCCCGGCGTCACCGTCCGGCACGTCACCTCGGGCCCGTTCGAAGGTCTGTCGAAGGAGGAGCTGCCGGCGCAGCTGTGCGCCTTCACCAGCGGCGTGCTGCGGGCCGAGGCGGCGCACCCGCCGGGCCACTACGACCTGATCCATTCGCACTACTGGCTCTCCGGCCAGGTCGGCTGGCTGGCACGCGAGCGCTGGGGCGTGCCGCACGTGCACACCGCGCACACCCTGGCCAAGGTCAAGAACAGGCTGATCGCGGCCGGTGACCGCCCCGAGCCCAAGGCCCGCGTGATCGGCGAGGAACAGGTGATCGCCGAGTCCGACCGGCTGGTCGCCAACACCCGGTTCGAGGCGCAAGATCTGGTCGCCTACTACGACGCCGACCCGGCTCGCACCGCGGTCGTGCAGCCCGGCGTCGACCTCGACCGGTTCCGGCCCGGCCCCGGCGAGCGAGCCCGGTTCGGGCTGCCCGAGCACGGCAAGGTGATCGCCTTCGTGGGCCGGATCCAGCCGCTCAAGGCGCCCGACGTGCTGATCTCGGCGTTGGCCGGCATGCGTACCGACGAGGATGTCCGGCTCGTCATCTGCGGCGGGCCCAGCGGGAGCGGGCTCGACCGGCCGACCGCGCTGATCGAACTGGCCGCTTCGCTGGGCGTGAGCGATCGGATCGTCTTCCTGCCCCCGCAGAACGGCGCCGGCCTGGCCGCGCTCTATCGCAGTGCCGACCTGGTCGCGGTGCCGTCCTACAACGAGTCGTTCGGGCTGGTCGCGCTGGAGGCGCAGGCGTGCGGCACGCCGGTGGTGGCGGCCGCGGTCGGTGGCCTGGTCACAGCCGTACGCCACCAGAGGAGCGGCGTGCTCGTCGACGGGCACGACCCGTACGAGTGGGCTCGGGTGCTCGACGGCCTGCTGGCGCAGCCACGACTGCTCCGGCGGCTGGCGGCCGGGGCGGTCGCACACGCTGCCGACTTCTCATGGGACCGTACGGCCGAAGGGCTGCTCGCCGTCTACCGTGAGGCCGTGACCGAGCACCGCGCCCTGATCGCGAAGCGCCTGGAGGCGTACGCATGGTGA
- a CDS encoding YbjN domain-containing protein translates to MVTALIEKVLTDRELEWETTGPGAYVVTLPGTHKLKTAVNLIVGEHAMRIEAFVMRRPDERHEELWAWLLRKNARMYGVAFSIDAAGDVYLTGRVSLGGLDEDELDRLLGSVLTYADESFDTMLEIGFGSSIRREWEWRVKRGESLANLQAFRHLAPTSDEP, encoded by the coding sequence ATGGTGACCGCCCTGATCGAGAAGGTGCTGACCGACCGCGAGCTCGAATGGGAGACGACCGGCCCGGGGGCTTACGTCGTGACGCTGCCCGGCACGCACAAGCTCAAGACGGCGGTCAACCTGATCGTCGGCGAGCACGCGATGCGCATCGAGGCCTTCGTCATGCGCCGGCCCGACGAGCGGCACGAGGAGCTGTGGGCCTGGCTGCTGCGGAAGAACGCCCGCATGTACGGGGTCGCGTTCTCGATCGACGCGGCCGGGGACGTCTACCTCACCGGGCGGGTCTCGCTGGGCGGCCTCGACGAGGACGAGCTCGACCGTCTGCTCGGGTCGGTCCTCACGTACGCCGACGAGTCGTTCGACACGATGCTCGAGATCGGCTTCGGCTCGTCCATCCGGCGTGAGTGGGAGTGGCGGGTCAAGCGGGGCGAATCACTGGCCAACCTGCAGGCGTTCCGGCATCTGGCGCCTACCTCGGACGAGCCCTGA
- a CDS encoding MDR family MFS transporter, whose protein sequence is MRAWLRDTAGGLSATYWYLWSGLLINKVGGFAVLFLSLYLTSQRGAGAAQAGLVVGTYGIGGLIGTLAGGVLTDRWGRRRTLLTSHFTTVAALVALALSTGLGPIAVFCALLGVAQSMAGPAFVAAIIDVTPAGKRSRAFNLQFWALNLGLAGASLLAGLLARWSYLGLFLIDAACTLVTGVLIAWKVPETLRSPVARHARGGLGTVLRDRIFLVFTGLTLVQALIYTQSNTIVPLAMHADGLSPAAYGSVVALGGALIVLGQLFVPKLIDGRPKHRVLALALLVDGLGFGLLAFADHVAWYLLAAAVWTVGSMLAAPPNAEINSELAPLALRGRYQAVFFLTFPAASFLAPALGGAGLEYLGDAHWLVVGALGAIAAALHLVAGPPRERRVAAVRHETAAVADVR, encoded by the coding sequence TTGCGGGCATGGCTGCGGGACACGGCGGGCGGGCTGTCGGCCACGTACTGGTACCTCTGGTCCGGTCTGCTGATCAACAAGGTCGGCGGCTTCGCGGTCCTGTTCCTCTCGCTCTACCTGACCTCACAACGCGGCGCGGGAGCCGCTCAGGCAGGACTCGTCGTGGGGACGTACGGGATCGGGGGTTTGATCGGAACCCTGGCCGGCGGCGTGCTGACCGACCGCTGGGGACGGCGGCGCACGCTTCTGACCTCACACTTCACGACCGTCGCGGCCCTCGTCGCGCTGGCCCTGAGCACCGGCCTGGGCCCGATCGCGGTGTTCTGCGCGCTGCTCGGGGTGGCGCAGTCGATGGCCGGTCCCGCGTTCGTGGCCGCGATCATCGACGTGACCCCGGCCGGGAAACGGTCGCGCGCCTTCAACCTGCAGTTCTGGGCGCTCAACCTGGGGCTGGCGGGGGCTTCGCTGCTGGCCGGGTTGCTGGCCCGGTGGAGTTACCTGGGGCTGTTCCTCATCGACGCGGCATGCACGCTGGTCACCGGCGTGCTGATCGCCTGGAAAGTGCCGGAGACACTGCGAAGCCCTGTCGCCCGGCACGCCCGTGGCGGGCTCGGCACCGTGCTGCGCGACCGAATCTTCCTGGTGTTCACCGGGCTCACCCTGGTCCAGGCGTTGATCTACACCCAGAGCAACACGATCGTGCCGCTCGCCATGCACGCCGACGGGCTGTCGCCGGCCGCGTACGGCTCGGTGGTCGCCCTCGGCGGGGCGCTGATCGTGCTCGGGCAGCTCTTCGTGCCGAAGCTGATCGACGGGCGGCCCAAGCATCGAGTGCTGGCGCTGGCCCTGCTCGTCGACGGCCTCGGCTTCGGACTGCTGGCGTTCGCCGATCACGTCGCCTGGTATCTGCTCGCGGCGGCGGTCTGGACCGTCGGCAGCATGCTCGCCGCACCACCCAACGCCGAGATCAACTCGGAGCTGGCGCCGCTCGCCTTGCGCGGCCGATACCAGGCGGTGTTCTTCCTGACGTTCCCCGCGGCGTCGTTTCTGGCCCCGGCACTGGGCGGCGCGGGGCTGGAATATCTGGGCGACGCGCACTGGCTGGTGGTGGGCGCGCTCGGGGCGATCGCCGCGGCGCTGCACCTGGTGGCGGGGCCGCCCCGCGAACGCCGGGTGGCCGCTGTCCGCCACGAAACCGCCGCGGTCGCGGACGTGCGCTGA
- a CDS encoding MDR family MFS transporter has product MRGWFDQAVGGLPRQFWLLWTGTLINRLGSFVVIFLAIYLTADRHFTQSQAGLVIGLYGVGGALGTTLGGVLADRWGRKPTMLTAQFGAAALMLALGFAHDYGQILAATFTLGLFSEAVRPAFSAMMVDIVPEKDRVRAFSLNYWAINLGFALSAVGAGLAAKVDYLLLFVVDAGSTLITALICLIFLHETRPAVRSPSRGRRDSGGMITALRDRVFMAYLLVSLLGIVVMMQHMSTLPIAMTAEGLSAATYGWVIAVNGVLIVLGQLFVPRLIGGRSPSRVLALGSLIIGLGFGLTAFAHASWFFALSVVIWTLGEMIQSPSNATTVAALSPASMRGRYQGLNSLSWSAGTALAPIAGGLTQEHLGNTALWLGCFLVCALAAAGHLVAGPSRQRRMRQLASAFEHPAPEPLPAAEPLPVAAGSEPPPAGDRAA; this is encoded by the coding sequence GTGCGGGGTTGGTTCGACCAGGCTGTGGGTGGTCTGCCGAGGCAGTTCTGGCTGCTCTGGACGGGCACGCTGATCAACCGGCTCGGCTCGTTCGTCGTGATCTTCCTGGCCATCTACCTCACGGCCGACCGGCACTTCACGCAGAGCCAGGCGGGGCTGGTCATCGGCCTCTACGGCGTCGGCGGCGCGCTCGGCACGACGCTGGGCGGGGTGCTGGCCGACCGCTGGGGCCGCAAACCCACGATGCTGACCGCCCAGTTCGGCGCGGCGGCCCTCATGCTGGCGCTCGGTTTCGCCCACGACTACGGCCAGATCCTGGCCGCGACGTTCACGCTGGGCCTGTTCAGCGAGGCCGTGCGGCCGGCGTTCTCGGCCATGATGGTCGACATCGTGCCCGAGAAAGACCGGGTACGGGCGTTCTCGCTCAACTACTGGGCGATCAACCTGGGCTTCGCGCTCTCCGCGGTCGGCGCCGGGCTGGCCGCCAAGGTCGACTACTTGCTGCTCTTCGTGGTCGACGCGGGCAGCACCCTGATCACGGCGCTGATCTGCCTGATCTTCCTCCACGAGACCCGGCCCGCCGTCCGTTCGCCGAGCCGCGGGCGGCGCGACTCCGGCGGCATGATCACCGCGCTGCGCGATCGCGTCTTCATGGCGTACCTGCTGGTCTCGCTCCTGGGCATCGTCGTGATGATGCAGCACATGTCGACGCTCCCGATCGCGATGACGGCGGAGGGCTTGTCGGCGGCGACGTACGGGTGGGTGATCGCGGTCAACGGCGTGCTGATCGTCCTGGGGCAGTTGTTCGTGCCCCGGCTGATCGGCGGGCGCTCGCCGTCCCGGGTGCTGGCGCTGGGCTCGCTGATCATCGGCCTCGGTTTCGGTTTGACCGCGTTCGCCCATGCGTCCTGGTTCTTCGCGCTGAGCGTCGTGATCTGGACGCTCGGCGAGATGATCCAGTCGCCGAGCAACGCGACCACCGTGGCGGCGCTGTCCCCCGCCTCGATGCGTGGCCGTTACCAGGGCCTGAACTCGCTGAGCTGGTCGGCCGGCACGGCCCTGGCCCCGATCGCGGGCGGCCTCACCCAGGAGCATCTCGGCAACACGGCCCTGTGGCTCGGCTGCTTCCTCGTGTGCGCCCTGGCCGCGGCCGGGCATCTGGTGGCCGGGCCGAGCCGGCAACGGCGGATGCGGCAGCTCGCCTCCGCTTTCGAGCACCCGGCGCCGGAGCCTCTGCCGGCCGCCGAGCCGCTGCCCGTGGCCGCGGGTTCCGAGCCTCCCCCCGCGGGCGACCGAGCCGCATGA
- a CDS encoding phosphoglyceromutase, translating to MEGMTGTLVLLRHGNSEWNAKNLFTGWVDVDLDAKGEAEARRGGELLKEAGVLPDVVHTSVLRRAIRTSEIALHITDRHWIPVKRSWRLNERHYGALQGKDKKQTLETYGEEQFMLWRRSYDVPPPPIEADSEFSQFDDPRYAFLPSEAKPKAECLKDVLVRALPYWYDEIVPDLRAGKTVLVAAHGNSLRAFVKHLDNISDEAISKLNIPTGIPLRYDLDDDLRPLKPGGEYLDPEAAKEAAAAVANQGR from the coding sequence ATGGAGGGCATGACAGGGACTTTGGTGCTGCTGCGACACGGCAACAGCGAGTGGAACGCCAAGAACCTCTTCACCGGCTGGGTCGACGTCGACCTCGACGCCAAGGGGGAGGCCGAGGCACGCCGCGGCGGCGAGCTGCTGAAGGAGGCCGGCGTGCTGCCGGACGTGGTGCACACCAGCGTCCTGCGCCGCGCCATCCGGACGAGCGAGATCGCGCTGCACATCACCGACCGCCACTGGATCCCGGTGAAGCGGTCGTGGCGGCTGAACGAGCGCCACTACGGCGCCCTGCAGGGCAAGGACAAGAAGCAGACCCTCGAGACGTACGGCGAGGAGCAGTTCATGCTCTGGCGCCGGTCCTATGACGTGCCGCCGCCGCCGATCGAGGCCGACTCGGAGTTCTCGCAGTTCGACGACCCGCGGTACGCCTTCCTGCCGTCGGAGGCCAAGCCGAAGGCCGAATGCCTCAAGGACGTGCTGGTGCGGGCCCTGCCCTACTGGTACGACGAGATCGTGCCGGACCTGCGCGCCGGCAAGACGGTGCTGGTGGCGGCGCACGGCAACTCGCTGCGGGCCTTCGTCAAGCACCTCGACAACATCTCCGACGAGGCGATCTCGAAGCTGAACATCCCGACCGGGATCCCGCTGCGGTACGACCTCGACGACGACCTGCGACCGCTCAAGCCGGGCGGCGAATACCTCGACCCCGAGGCGGCCAAGGAAGCGGCGGCCGCGGTCGCCAACCAGGGACGCTGA
- the phoU gene encoding phosphate signaling complex protein PhoU — protein MREEFQADLNEVSRLMVTMAEAVREAMRKATKALLTADLKAAEAVIERDHEVDELNSQVEAKVADTIARQAPVASDLRMVITALHIAADLERMGDLAEHVAKTAKRRHPSPAVPAELRPVFQGMAEVADQMAESIAGLLAKPDAERAARLERQDDEIDELERRLFKIMLDDDWPYGAETAIDGALLGRFYERYADHAVNVGEQLVYLITGEPVRD, from the coding sequence ATGCGCGAGGAGTTCCAGGCCGACCTCAACGAGGTCAGCCGCCTGATGGTCACCATGGCGGAAGCTGTACGGGAGGCGATGCGGAAGGCGACCAAGGCCCTGCTCACCGCCGACCTCAAGGCGGCCGAGGCCGTGATCGAGCGCGACCACGAGGTCGACGAGCTCAACAGCCAGGTCGAGGCCAAGGTGGCCGACACCATCGCCCGCCAGGCGCCGGTCGCCTCCGACCTGCGGATGGTCATCACCGCCCTGCACATCGCGGCCGACCTCGAGCGGATGGGTGACCTGGCCGAACACGTGGCCAAGACGGCGAAGCGGCGGCACCCGTCACCGGCCGTGCCGGCCGAGCTGCGCCCGGTCTTCCAGGGCATGGCCGAGGTGGCCGACCAGATGGCCGAGAGCATCGCCGGGCTGCTGGCCAAGCCGGACGCCGAGCGGGCGGCGCGGCTCGAACGCCAGGACGACGAGATCGACGAGCTGGAGCGCCGGCTCTTCAAGATCATGCTGGACGACGACTGGCCGTACGGGGCGGAGACCGCGATCGACGGCGCGCTGCTGGGCCGCTTCTACGAGCGGTACGCCGACCACGCCGTCAACGTCGGCGAGCAGCTGGTGTACCTCATCACCGGAGAGCCTGTGCGCGACTGA
- a CDS encoding sensor histidine kinase, translating into MDLAYGIPAILATLVVGVVAGLAIGRARRSPGPGKKSDGRRPHEGGRAIDTEEPHTGKHGMKGLGRKSLDSLRVGVVVLDAEDHPVLVNPAARAMGLLRSGGAPGTIAAHPILRTLAGQVRRTGVRREVELDLPRGRAGAAHAPLGLHLRAVALNQTHVAVEAADVTESHRLARVRRDFVANVSHELKTPIGALQLLAEALLDATQLPAADPAEEQNEDLLAARRFAERIHHESARMGRLVSELLELTRLQGAEPLPTPEPVAVDWVIAEVIDRTRTTASAKSIEVVYTGPKSATVYGSDSQVATAVTNLVENAIAYSGEDTKVEITLRQDDDWVEIDVADQGIGIAPHDVDRIFERFYRADQARSRSTGGTGLGLAIVKHIATNHGGRVSVTSSLGDGSTFTLRLPARPPEAPLPLPTAIEIESGAAGR; encoded by the coding sequence GTGGACCTGGCATACGGCATCCCGGCGATCCTCGCCACGCTCGTCGTCGGCGTGGTCGCGGGGCTGGCGATCGGTCGTGCCCGCAGGTCGCCCGGTCCGGGCAAGAAGTCCGACGGCCGCCGGCCGCACGAGGGGGGACGCGCCATCGACACCGAGGAGCCGCACACCGGCAAGCACGGCATGAAGGGGCTCGGTCGCAAGAGCCTCGACTCGCTGCGCGTCGGTGTGGTGGTGCTCGACGCCGAGGACCATCCGGTGCTGGTCAACCCGGCCGCCCGGGCGATGGGCCTGCTGCGCTCGGGCGGGGCGCCGGGCACGATCGCGGCCCACCCCATCCTGCGGACGCTGGCCGGCCAGGTGCGGCGTACGGGCGTACGGCGGGAAGTGGAACTTGATCTGCCCCGGGGTCGCGCCGGCGCCGCTCACGCACCGCTCGGACTGCACCTGCGCGCCGTCGCCCTCAACCAGACGCACGTCGCGGTCGAGGCGGCCGACGTCACCGAGTCGCACCGGCTGGCCCGGGTCCGCCGGGACTTCGTCGCCAACGTGAGCCACGAGCTCAAGACCCCGATCGGCGCGCTGCAGCTGCTGGCCGAGGCGCTGCTCGACGCGACCCAGTTGCCCGCCGCCGACCCGGCCGAGGAGCAGAACGAGGACCTGCTGGCCGCCCGCCGGTTCGCCGAGCGCATCCACCATGAGTCGGCCCGGATGGGGCGCCTGGTGAGCGAGTTGCTCGAACTGACCCGGCTGCAGGGCGCCGAGCCGCTGCCCACCCCCGAACCGGTCGCGGTCGACTGGGTGATCGCCGAGGTCATCGACCGCACCCGCACCACCGCGTCGGCCAAGTCCATCGAGGTGGTCTACACCGGCCCGAAGAGCGCCACAGTCTACGGCAGCGACAGCCAGGTCGCCACCGCGGTGACCAACCTGGTGGAGAACGCGATCGCGTACTCCGGGGAGGACACCAAGGTCGAGATCACCCTGCGTCAGGACGACGACTGGGTCGAGATCGACGTGGCCGACCAGGGCATCGGCATCGCACCGCACGACGTCGACCGCATCTTCGAGCGCTTCTACCGCGCCGACCAGGCCCGTTCCCGCTCCACCGGCGGCACCGGCCTGGGCCTGGCCATCGTCAAGCACATCGCGACCAACCACGGCGGCCGGGTCAGCGTGACCAGCAGCCTGGGCGACGGCTCGACGTTCACCCTGCGCCTGCCGGCGCGACCCCCCGAAGCCCCCTTGCCGTTACCGACGGCAATTGAGATCGAGTCCGGTGCGGCCGGGCGCTAG